The following coding sequences are from one Acaryochloris thomasi RCC1774 window:
- a CDS encoding RNA recognition motif domain-containing protein: MSIYVGNLSFDMAEADISNVFSAYGTVKQVNIPTHRDTGRHRGFAFVEMETASEEEAAILALNGMEVMARDLKVDKARQKINYSQNSKGDSYHKG; this comes from the coding sequence ATGTCAATTTATGTTGGTAATCTGTCTTTCGACATGGCTGAGGCAGACATCAGCAACGTTTTTTCAGCATATGGCACCGTTAAACAAGTCAATATTCCCACCCATCGCGATACCGGCCGTCATAGAGGCTTCGCCTTTGTAGAGATGGAAACGGCTAGCGAGGAAGAGGCCGCTATCTTAGCCCTTAACGGAATGGAGGTTATGGCACGGGATCTCAAGGTGGATAAAGCAAGGCAGAAGATAAATTATAGCCAAAACAGTAAAGGTGACTCTTACCATAAAGGCTGA
- a CDS encoding DUF1830 domain-containing protein: protein MNAEVKHGNNVIDETEQAVMPPQLSTEIERPKTLTLNRRDLYCYTNDTKQIQIIRIARVSDNFLERTVLPNCQILFAATADAELEVYTYDVATAILTERITCDRLITRQPLNASR from the coding sequence TTGAATGCTGAAGTGAAGCACGGCAACAACGTAATCGATGAAACGGAGCAGGCCGTCATGCCACCTCAATTGAGTACAGAAATTGAACGTCCCAAGACTTTAACGCTGAACAGGAGGGACCTGTATTGCTATACCAACGATACGAAACAGATTCAGATTATACGAATAGCCAGAGTCTCTGATAATTTCTTGGAGCGGACTGTCTTGCCCAATTGTCAGATCTTGTTTGCAGCAACGGCCGATGCTGAACTTGAAGTCTATACCTACGATGTTGCAACAGCGATTTTAACGGAACGAATTACTTGCGATCGCTTGATTACCCGTCAGCCTCTCAATGCTTCAAGATAG